One Camelus bactrianus isolate YW-2024 breed Bactrian camel chromosome 14, ASM4877302v1, whole genome shotgun sequence genomic region harbors:
- the TPT1 gene encoding translationally-controlled tumor protein, with protein sequence MIIYRDLISHDEMFSDIYKIREVADGLCLEVEGKMVSRTEGNIDDSLIGGNASAEGPEGEGTESTVITGVDIVMNHHLQETSFTKEAYKKYIKDYMKSIKGKLEEQRPERVKPFMTGAAEQIKHILANFKNYQFFIGENMNPDGMVALLDYREDGVTPYMIFFKDGLEMEKC encoded by the exons ATGATCATCTACCGGGACCTCATCAGCC ATGATGAGATGTTCTCCGACATCTACAAGATCCGGGAGGTCGCGGACGGGCTGTGtctggaggtggaggggaag ATGGTCAGTAGGACAGAGGGTAACATTGATGACTCGCTCATTGGTGGAAATGCCTCCGCTGAAGGCCCCGAGGGCGAAGGTACCGAAAGCACAGTAATCACTGGTGTCGATATTGTCATGAACCATCACTTGCAGGAAACCAGCTTCACAAAAGAAGCCTACAAGAAGTACATCAAAGATTACATGAAGTC AATCAAAGGGAAACTTGAAGAACAGAGACCAGAAAGAGTAAAACCTTTTATGACAGGGGCTGCAGAACAAATCAAGCACATCCTTGCTAATTTCAAAAACTATCAG TTCTTTATTGGTGAAAACATGAATCCAGATGGCATGGTGGCTTTGCTGGACTACCGTGAGGATGGTGTGACCCCATATATGATTTTCTTTAAGGATGgtttagaaatggaaaaatgt TAA